The DNA segment GGATAGTTATGTTTCTATAGATTTATTCGATAAGTACAATTGACGACTTCGTGAAAAGTCGTCTGATCGCGATTTTTTACGAAACCATCACAATTGAATGATTCCGAAAAATACGGCTTATTTAAAACCGTTGACCTCGGCATTCCAAACCGATATAATTATTATATAATTCTGGTTTGTTGCGTGCTGCTGAAAGGACGATGTTGATGACCAAACAAAATTTTGATCCACCCTCAAGCCCTACCTCATGCCGATTTATGGCGCTGCCGCCGTCACACTGCTGCACGATCGTGGAAAGCATCCGGGAAGGGGTTCTCACCTTTGACCTGGAAAAAACCGTGACCTATGCCAATCCGGCGGCCGAGGCGATTATCGGGGTTGGCGCCGATGACATGATCGGCCGCAAATGCTATGAGGTGCTTCAAAGCGAGCTGTGCCGCCGCAGATGCCCGGTGGATGATCTGCTGGCCGGCGGGGTCTCCCCCGGGGAGCGGCAAACAAGGATTATCGGTGAGTCCAGCACGGTAAAAACGGTTGCTATCAACTGCGGGCTGCTCTACGACGAACAGGGCAGGGCTACCGGACTTGTGGAAACCATCCGCGATCTTACGGACCTGGAAAAGCTTCGCAAACAGGTGACCCAGGATTATACCATCGAGGATATTATCGGCCGGTCACCGGCCATGCGCAAGATCCTTTCCTTTCTGCCCGACATCGCCGAAAGCGACAGCGCGGTGCTCATCGAGGGGGACACCGGCACGGGCAAGGAAATGGTGGCCAAAGCGATTCACCGGCTGAGCCGGCGCAAAGACGGCCCTTTTGTGGCGGTCAACTGCGCCGCCCTTCCTGAGACGCTGCTGGAATCCGAGCTTTTCGGGCATAGGAGGGGCGCTTTTACCGGTGCTGTCAAGGACCGGCAGGGACGGTTTGAGATGGCCGACGGGGGCACGCTTTTTCTGGATGAAATCTGCGCCACCTCCATGTCTTTTCAGGCGGATCTGCTGCGGGTCCTGGAAGACGGGCAGTTCACCCCGCTGGGGTCATCCGGGCCCCGGCATTCGGATTTTCGTTTGATCACTGCAGCCAACGAGGATTTGCAGGAGCTGATGGGCCAGGGGCAGTTCCGGACCGATCTTTACTACCGGGTGGGCGTGGCCAGGATTCAACTGCCGCCCCTGGCCCGGAGAAAAGAGGATATCCCCCTTCTGGTCGATCATTTCATTCAGAAATTCAACCTGATCAAGGGCCGCGCCGTTCAGGGCGCCACAGCCCAGGCCCTTGCCGCGCTTTTCGATTATCCCTTTCCCGGCAATATCCGCGAACTGGAAAATATCCTCGAGTTCGCCTTTATCGCCTGTAAAAACGGCTGGATCGAACTGGAGCACCTGCCCGACGAAATCAGGGAGCGCCGGGATCCAAATTCTAAAGACTGGGGTGGCGAGCTTCTGCCCCATGAGGCAGAAGAAGCCCTGAAAATCAAAAGCGTTCTGGAGAACTGCCGCGGAAACCGCTCCATGGCCGCCAGGTCTCTTGGCATGGGCCGCTCGACGTTGTGGCGGAAAATAAAAAAGTACGGCCTTTAATGCAGGCGGCCGCAGCGGTGCCCCCGGGCAAAACGGAGTTGAAACATGAAGTAAAACACTCTGTGAAACTGTTTCACCATATGAAACGCCTGCCTTTTCCCATCCTGTTTTGGCATTTTCTGCTTTATAAAGAAAAAATATTTATTTCAAAGAGATAGTATTTTATCTCACTCGTCTGCTTTGTTCGGCATAAAATTTGCTATCTGTAAGGGTAGATAATAGATCATGGCCTTAACGTCTTTCGGCCCCGTCTTTTGGGCACGAAATACCTTGTTTCAGAAGAGCAGAGGTCATTAAAAACCAACAGAACGGGATCGCATATGAAGAAAAAACCGACCATTGCATTGGTACTCGGAGGCGGGGGCGCCAGGGGCCTGGCGCATCTGGGTGTGATCCAGGCCTTCGAAGATGCGGGCCTCCGGCCGGATCTGATCGTCGGCAGCAGCGCCGGCGCCCTGGCCGGAGCGGCATATGCGGCCAATGCCGATATCTGTCAGACGTTAACGCGCGTGGAGGAGGTGTTTGGTTCGGATCAACCAGGTATCAAGGGGATTCGCAGATTCGTCCGTTTCGGCAAAAGTGACCGCGAGGCCAATCATCTTCTGGACCGGTTCCTGCGATCCTGGGGCAAAGAGATTCTGGTGGGCTGCAATATGTTCCGAATGGCTGTAATGTCTGAAGAAGACCTGCAGGAGGGTGTGGCGGCCTTTCTACCGGACATCGATATTGAACAGACGAGCATTCCCCTGGTTGTCTCGGCGGTTGACCTGATAACCGGGCAGGCCGCGGCCCTCAGTAAGGGGCCCCTGATAAAGGCGGTGATGGCCAGCTGCGCGATCCCGGGGTTCATGCCGCCGGTCTGCTGGAACGACATGATGCTGATCGACGGCGGGGCTGTGACCAACATTCCGGCCGAAATGGCCAGGTCCGCAGGTGCGGATCTCGTTGTCGGCGTGGATGCGGGGGGCTGTCTTTGCCGCCCGCCGCTGCTCGAGGACGGCATCGACATCATGGGCCGCGCGGTGGAAATCATGAATGCGCATTTAAACGACTGGAACGCCCGGCAGACCGATCTGTTGATCGTGCCGGAGGTCAAGCCGTTTTTGTGGACGGATTTTCATTGCTTTGAAGAAATTATTGCCGAAGGACGAAAAGCGGCCGGTCTCATCTGTGAAAAACTGACCCGGGAGGGTGTGTCCTGGAAAGAAGTGCTGCGCCGTGAATGTGATGCTCATGACCTTTATAAGGATACGCTGCCCGGGAAAGACTGTATCTGACCCAGCCGGCTGTAGGTGACCGTTCACATGGAAACAGGAGATTTGTACTGGAAAGAAACAAATCAAATGGAGGGACAGACATGGAAACAACAACATCCGGTATTTATCAAAAGCCGCGTATTCTCTCCTCCGTGTTGGGGAGAGCCAAAAGCTCCCGGCAATATATCCAGGAGGCCCTGGATCATGCCGGTATTACAATTAACGGCGGCAGGCCCCATGACATCATTGTCCATAACAACGACCTGTATGACCGGGTCATAAGCGAGGGAAGCATTGGCGTTGGTGAAAGCTATATGGACGGGTGGTGGGACTGCCCTGCACTGGACGCGTTTTTCAACCGGATTTTTCGGGCGGATTTGAAAAAATATTTTGAAGGGAACTGGCAATTTTATCTGCACGCCCTAAACGCCCGGCTCCTGAACCTGCAGAAAGGAAAGCGATCCTATGAGGTGGGTTTGCGCCATTATGACGTGGGCAACGCGTTTTACCGGGACATGCTCGATGATCGGATGACCTATACGTGCGGCTACTGGGCCGGCGCGCAGAACCTGGACGAAGCCCAGGAAGCCAAGCTGGACCTGATTTGCCGGAAACTGGAACTTTCCCCGGGGATGCGCGTTCTTGACATCGGATGCGGCTGGGGATCTTTTGTCGGATATGCTGCGGAAAAATACGGCGCAAACGTCACCGGCATTACCATCTCGCAGGAGCAGGCCGATCTGGCCCGGGATCTGTGCAGCGGGCTGCCCGTTGACATAAAGCTCCAGGACTACCGTGATGTAACCGGACAATATGACCGCGTGCTGTCTGTGGGCATGCTGGAGCATGTGGGATATAAAAATTACCGGACTTACATGGAAACCACCGCGCGCTGCCTGAAAGACGACGGCATCGCCTTGATCCAGACCATCGGCGGCAATGCCAGCGCCACCACGACCGATCCCTGGCTGGACAAATACATTTTCCCCAATTCCATGCTACCTTCGATCAGCCAGATCGGCCGGGCCATGGAAGGCCTTTTCGTCATGGAAGACTGGCACAACTTCGGACCCGACTATGACAAAACCCTGATGGCCTGGCATGAAAATTTTGAAAATTGCTGGCAGAAGCACAAAGAACAATACGGTGAGCGTTTCTACCGGATGTGGAAGTTCTACCTGCTGAGTTGCGCCGGTGTGTTTCGTGCCCGGCATACCAATCTCTGGCAGATTGTCATGACCAAAAAGGGCTGCGCCCGGCCCGCATGCAGGCTTGCCTGAAAAACCGGAACATGGAGAGATATTTTGATTGTCATTGAAATCACCGACCAGGAAGAAATGCATTTGAAGAATTTTTCTTGACAACCCCGGTGTCAGGCTTTATTTTCAATGCTTATTTAGACAATTGGCTAAATAAGCATTGAAAATAAATTTTAGAAGGAGATTGAAAATGGAGGAAAAAACAAAAGAACTCATTGCCATCGGGGCATCAGTGGCGGCAAACTGCCAGCCCTGCCTGACCCATCACGTGGATCGGGCCGATGAACTGGGCATCAGCGAGGCGGATATCCAACAGGCCCTTGCCATCGGCGCCCAGGTGCAGAAAGGCGGCATGAATGCCATGCACCAGTTTATCCAACAATCCTTTGATGCAAAAGCCGAATCAATGTCTTTGCAAAAAAAGAAAAAGGCCGTGTCCCTTAAGGTATACGACCCGCCCATGTGCTGTTCCACCGGGGTATGCGGCACCAGTGTCAGCGAGCAACTCGTTGAGTTCGCCGGAATGCTCAAAAAGGCGGAAGCTCAAGGCATCGAGGTCCATCGCTTCAACCTGTCCCAGGAGCCCCAGGCCTTTGCCGAAAACAAGGCCGTACGGGAATCCATGGCCGAACTGGGCCAGGAAGGACTCCCTCTGGTCTACGTCGACGATGAACTGGTCGTATCCGGCCGGTATCCGGACAAAAAAGAATTGTTTGAGCTGCTGGGACTCGATGAACCCTTAGATACAGCCGGTTCCGGCAAAAATACCATCCAGGGCGCCGGCGTGATTTCTCTTACGGGCAGCACAACGGCGGCTTCCGGGGAATGCTGTCCGGGAGGGGGGTGCTGCTGATGAAAGAGATTATGCAAAGCGCTCCGCGGTTCATATTTTTCACCGGCAAAGGGGGCGTGGGCAAAACTTCCGTATCCTGCATGCTGGCCACGGCCCTGGCCGCACACGGATTAAACGAATTGAAATATTTCAAAGAGGTGCAGTCAAGCGCCGCCGGCCGGGTGGCTATCTTCCCGTGGATGGCGGACCAGGGAGAAAAGATGGTCCTTTCCGGTGCGGAAGAAAGTATTTTTAATCCAACCCTGCAGTGACGCTTAATCAGGACAAGCAAGAGCCCTGCTCTCCACGCCGGCTAGTTTTTTTGCCGCCCAGGACGCGGTGGGGTCTTTTCACCGGTCTTATCTTGAAACATTTGCTAAAACATTTGTTGAAACAGTTTCATGCGTTGAAACAGATGTTTTGCCCTGTCTTTTCCTCTGTCCTGCTGTTTTGTTTTAAAACACCCTTATTTCAGAATCTTAAGCTGTGCTCCTGGCATAGGCATGAATTGGCACGAGAGTTGCTATAACTATGGTAAAGCCATGGGAAAGGTCGACTTGTCCCGGCAACATTATGAAATAAGGATATATAATATGAACAAGCCCGTTGTTACAGCCATTCCGGTCTGCTGCAACCGGGTCGCGTTTCACTTTGCATGGTGCAGCCATGTGCTCCTTGTTGAAACCATTGGAGACAGGGTCTTGGGGCGGCGGAAAAGACCCATGCCTTATGAGGAGCCATGGGATCTGGCCCGCACCCTGGTGGCCCTGAACATTGATCAACTGTTGTGCAGGTTCATGCCCCTGCATTTCCGCGACTGGTTCGAGCGCAAACAGGTCCGCGTCATCGACTGCGATGTCGGCGATACCCGGTTGCTTCCGGAACCTTTCGGGCAGGAGATTGAAGAGGCCGAATGCGCCAGGGACACAGCCGACAGCGGACCGGATCAAAAATATACCCGGAAATAACGGATTTTGAGAAACCGGGGAAACAACACGGCAGCAATATGACAATGGATTAAGGAGGTCATTATGACGCTGCATTTAAAAACATGGCAGGAGATGATGCATAGGCGCCTCATGGCCGAAAAGGCCCTGGGGCAGGCATTGAAGTATCTGGGAAAGGATCCGGATAAAAACGCAAAGTACTTGTTAAAGGCGGTGGACCATATTGCCAGCGGTGAAAAGCAGGAAATGATCCGCAGCTGGTTTCATCACTGGATGCGTGAAAACGGGCCGGGCCGGCAGTTTCTGCACCGGCTGGTGCAAAACACCCATCCGCGGGTGCGGGAACGTTATGTGGCCCGGATGGTGGCCGGCATGTTCTTCCGGGATCCGGAAGCCCGGACCGTGCGCAGAAAAAATTCGGCATCCAGCCGCCGCCTGTCATGCTCATATCTCCGAGCATGCGGTGCAACTACCGGTGTGAGGGATGCTATGCCGGCAGTTATGAGCGCAAAGACGACATGAGCCCGGAAGTGTTTGACCGCCTGCTCATCGAAGCCGAGGAAATGGGCATCAATTTTTTTACCATCCTGGGCGGCGAGCCGTTTGTCTATCCCCATTTGTTCGAAGTGCTGGAAAAACACGACAAATCATTTTACCAGATTTATACCAACGCCTCGCTCATTGATGAAAAGACCGCAGAACGCCTGGTGGAGATGGGCAACGTGGCCCCGCAGATCAGTATCAACGGGCCGCGGAAGTACACGGATTCGGTGCGGGGCAAAGGCTCCTTTGATGCCTGCGTGCGGGCCATGGACCGGCTTTATGAAGCAGGATGTGCCTTTGGGTTTTCTTCGCTGGTCACCCGCAAGAACATGGACGTGCTCTGCTCAGACGAGTGGATTGATTTTCTGGTCGAAAAAGGTGCGCTCTACGGATGGTATTTCCTGTTTATGCCGGTGGGCAGTGATCCGGAGATGGATCTCATGCCGACCCCCGAACAGCGGGACCAGATGCGGCGTTTCCAGTCCCATATACGCGAAGAAAAGCCGCTGCTGCTGGTGGATTTCTGGAATGACGGGGTCCTGTCGGGCGGCTGTATCGCAGGCGGCCGGCTGTATTTTCACATCAACCATCGCGGGGATGTGGAACCCTGCATTTTCTGCCATTTTGCCACTGACAACATTCATGACAAGCCATTGGCCGAAGCGCTGGATTCTTCATTTTTTCAGGAAATTCGCGCCGGGCAGCCCTTTTGCTACAATACCCTGCGCCCCTGTCCCATGATTGATCATCCGCAGACCATGTGGCGGATTATCCGGAAACACGGTGCCAGCCCAACCCATGAAGGCGCCGAAATCATGTTTACCCGCCTGGAGGGAGAAATGGACCAGTACGCCGAAGGCGTCAGGAAGATAATGGATCGGGCCTGGCAGGAAGACGGCTACAGCAACTGGGCAGGCAGGTGGATGGCGCACTGCGGCCTGGACCGGGATCAGATCGAACGCCGGCGCCGGGAATTTGAAGCAGACTCCGGGGCATCAGATGAAAAACCACTGGAAACGGCCAATACCGCCGCCAGAAAATCATAATGTGTGAAAAATCACTGTAAACAATAATCCGATTCCATAAGAGCAAAAAAGGGAGATCGCTATGGGGGTGCCAACCAAAGGACGCAGGAGGATTGTTTTCCGGCTGACCGCCCCGGATGCCAATGAAGTCTGTATCTGTGGAGATTTTAACGGGTGGAATCCCCAAAAACACATCTTGAAAAGAAAACCGGGAGGATTTTGGGAAAAAGTAATTATGCTGCAACCGGGCCGATATGAATACAAGTATAGAATCGACGGCACCTGGCAACTCGATCCCGTCAATTCCAATCGATGTGCAAATGATTACGGGACGTTGAACAATGTTATTGTTGTCAGTGCCTGACTGGAGCCGGATGCGCGTAAAAACAAAGACTCCCTCGTATTGCGGGCAGAAAACAAGTTGAAGCAGGAGTTTTGAACTGTAATTTTTTCAAGGAGTCTTAAATGGAAGCCGACATTCCGGGAAACGAAACTTTTTCTCACCTTCCCGAAAACCTGAAGGGCCTGGAGGACCTGGCCGAAAACCTCTGGTGGAGCTGGAATCCCCAGGCCAGGATGCTTTTTAAAATGCTTGACCGCCAGGCATGGAAAGAAAGCGGGCACAATCCGGATCTCATGCTGCGGCAGCTTCCGGCCTCCATCCTGGAGCCAGCGGCTGCAGACCCGAACTACATGCGACACTACAACCTGGTGATGTATCACTTCAATCAGTGCATTACTGAGGCGCCGCCGCAGTGGGGCCACCGGCGGGATTCCGGCCCTGTGGCATACTTTTCCGCGGAATTCGGTCTCCACCATTCCCTTCCTTTTTATGCCGGCGGGCTGGGTTTTCTGGCAGGAGACCACCTCAAGGAATGCAGCGACATGGGGATTCCTCTTGTGGGTATCGGGTTCATGTACCCGGCCGGCTATCTTCGCCAGATCATAAACAGGGACGGATGGCAGGACAATCATACCCAGCACCTGGACAGGGAATCGGCTTCCATCAACCGGGTACTGAACGAACACGGCAGCCAGCTCAGGGTGAAGGTGCCCTACATAAACCATCCCCCCGTTGAAGCCGGCCTGTGGGAAGTCTCTGTGGGGCGGGTGAGTCTGCTTTTAATGGACACAGACATTGAACAAAACGATCCTGCCTTCAGGGGCATTTCTCAACAGCTCTATACCGGCGACCGGGAAAAAAGGCTTCTCCAGGAAATCGTGCTGGGAATCGGCGGTTCCCGGGTCCTGGAAGCCCGGGGCAGGAAGTGCTCCATGCTTCATTTAAACGAAGGGCACGCAGCCTTTGCCCTTCTGGAAAAGGCAAGGGAATTCGTGGAGCAGGGAGACGATTTTGAAACAGCCAGGCAGAAAATAAGGAACATGAGCCTTTTTACCACGCATACGCCGGTGCCGGCGGGCCATGACGTGTTCCCGATTGAACTGATCGAAAAATACTTTCAGACTTACTGGCCCAGGCTGGGACTGGAAAAAGAAAGCTTCCTGGATCTGGGGCGCCATCCGGAGCGCCCGGAGGAGGGATTTAACATGACGGTACTGGCCCTGAAGCTTTCAGGAGGATGCAATGCGGTAAGCCGCAGACACGGGGAAGTTACCAGGAAAATGTGGCAGGCCCTGTGGCCGGACAGGGATGACAAACAGGTTCCCATCGATCACGTCACAAACGGGGTCCACCTGGCCAGCTGGATAGAGCCCAAAATCAGACTTCTCTATAACAAGTACTTCGGCGAAGGCTGGTACAGCGCTCATGATAATGAGGCCATATGGGAGTTCATAGAGGAAATACCCGACCGGGAGCTGTGGCAGACCCATTACTGGCTGAAACTAAAACTCATTGACTATGTCCGGCACAAGGCAAGAAACAGATGGCACGCCGGGGAGACAGAGCCCTCCCAGGTTGCGGGCATGGGGACTATGCTCGATTCCTCGGTTTTAACCCTGGGCTTTGCCAGGCGGTTTACCGAATACAAAAGACCGGATCTGATATTTACCGACATCGAGCGGCTCAAAAAAATGCTGAACCATCCCTGGCGGCCGCTTCAGATCATTTTTGCAGGCAAGTCCCATCCTGATGACGCAAAGGGGCACGAACTGATCCACAGGGTATTTGAATTTGCCCGCAGCCCCGAACTCGGGGGAAGGGTGGCCTTTGTGGAAAACTACAACGAGCAGCTCTCCCAGTACATGGTCCACGGTGTGGATGTGTGGTTAAATAATCCTGTGCCGCCGATGGAGGCAAGCGGCACCAGCGGAATGAAGGCGGCATTAAACGGGGTGCCGCACCTGAGCATCCCGGACGGCTGGTGGCTGGAAGGCTTTACCGGCAAAAACGGCTGGAACTTCGGCAGCTCCGCAGAAAAAACCGGCAGGAACCACGAGGATGCAGACCAGCTATACCGCCTGCTGGAGGAAAAAATAATACCCGCCTACTATAAGGCGGATGAAGACGGCGTGCCCCACGAGTGGGTCAGGTTTATGAAAGAGGCCATAAAGACATGCGCCCCGAAATTTTCTGCCAGAAGGATGATAAAGCAATACGCGGAAAAGTTCTACGGATGCGGCCGGTAAAAGGCCCTTGCCAAAGAGATCTTTTTTCAATATCGGGAAATAACAATGCGAAGACTCAAAGACATACAAATGGAACTTTCTAAAGAAGAAGTCCGGCAGATTCTCTCCATTGCCCTGGACGAGGACCGGGATAAGGCCATGGAATTTGTCCGGGATCACCTGGCCAAAAAGGTGGACAAAAAACTCCAGGAGCATTGAGTGCCGGTCTTCGAGGTCAGTTATGGCCCCGGCCAGACAAATCGTTTCTCATAATCCATTTTGCTGTTTTGCGGCAACATCCATTGCCCCTGTCTTATGATCGGTCTCCCCCGGACCATGGGACAGACCAGCCGGGCACATAGCTTTCCTGGCATTTCGGGCACAACAGGGGGGCCACATGGTAAATTTTCTGTATCACCTGCACCCATTTCCGCCGCATGGCCGAAGATGTCAGCGTCGGCGCCGCCATGGCCGATACATTGTTATCAACGCGCCTTTTTTCGCCTCCCGGGGGCCTTGTCAGAGCAAGAGCCGTAATAGCGCACCATCTGCTTCCGCTTATATTTATTTCTTTATATCTATTTTAG comes from the Desulfobacterales bacterium genome and includes:
- a CDS encoding sigma 54-interacting transcriptional regulator translates to MTKQNFDPPSSPTSCRFMALPPSHCCTIVESIREGVLTFDLEKTVTYANPAAEAIIGVGADDMIGRKCYEVLQSELCRRRCPVDDLLAGGVSPGERQTRIIGESSTVKTVAINCGLLYDEQGRATGLVETIRDLTDLEKLRKQVTQDYTIEDIIGRSPAMRKILSFLPDIAESDSAVLIEGDTGTGKEMVAKAIHRLSRRKDGPFVAVNCAALPETLLESELFGHRRGAFTGAVKDRQGRFEMADGGTLFLDEICATSMSFQADLLRVLEDGQFTPLGSSGPRHSDFRLITAANEDLQELMGQGQFRTDLYYRVGVARIQLPPLARRKEDIPLLVDHFIQKFNLIKGRAVQGATAQALAALFDYPFPGNIRELENILEFAFIACKNGWIELEHLPDEIRERRDPNSKDWGGELLPHEAEEALKIKSVLENCRGNRSMAARSLGMGRSTLWRKIKKYGL
- a CDS encoding patatin-like phospholipase family protein, whose translation is MKKKPTIALVLGGGGARGLAHLGVIQAFEDAGLRPDLIVGSSAGALAGAAYAANADICQTLTRVEEVFGSDQPGIKGIRRFVRFGKSDREANHLLDRFLRSWGKEILVGCNMFRMAVMSEEDLQEGVAAFLPDIDIEQTSIPLVVSAVDLITGQAAALSKGPLIKAVMASCAIPGFMPPVCWNDMMLIDGGAVTNIPAEMARSAGADLVVGVDAGGCLCRPPLLEDGIDIMGRAVEIMNAHLNDWNARQTDLLIVPEVKPFLWTDFHCFEEIIAEGRKAAGLICEKLTREGVSWKEVLRRECDAHDLYKDTLPGKDCI
- the cfa gene encoding cyclopropane fatty acyl phospholipid synthase — its product is METTTSGIYQKPRILSSVLGRAKSSRQYIQEALDHAGITINGGRPHDIIVHNNDLYDRVISEGSIGVGESYMDGWWDCPALDAFFNRIFRADLKKYFEGNWQFYLHALNARLLNLQKGKRSYEVGLRHYDVGNAFYRDMLDDRMTYTCGYWAGAQNLDEAQEAKLDLICRKLELSPGMRVLDIGCGWGSFVGYAAEKYGANVTGITISQEQADLARDLCSGLPVDIKLQDYRDVTGQYDRVLSVGMLEHVGYKNYRTYMETTARCLKDDGIALIQTIGGNASATTTDPWLDKYIFPNSMLPSISQIGRAMEGLFVMEDWHNFGPDYDKTLMAWHENFENCWQKHKEQYGERFYRMWKFYLLSCAGVFRARHTNLWQIVMTKKGCARPACRLA
- the arsD gene encoding arsenite efflux transporter metallochaperone ArsD, coding for MEEKTKELIAIGASVAANCQPCLTHHVDRADELGISEADIQQALAIGAQVQKGGMNAMHQFIQQSFDAKAESMSLQKKKKAVSLKVYDPPMCCSTGVCGTSVSEQLVEFAGMLKKAEAQGIEVHRFNLSQEPQAFAENKAVRESMAELGQEGLPLVYVDDELVVSGRYPDKKELFELLGLDEPLDTAGSGKNTIQGAGVISLTGSTTAASGECCPGGGCC
- a CDS encoding ArsA-related P-loop ATPase is translated as MKEIMQSAPRFIFFTGKGGVGKTSVSCMLATALAAHGLNELKYFKEVQSSAAGRVAIFPWMADQGEKMVLSGAEESIFNPTLQ
- a CDS encoding radical SAM protein, with amino-acid sequence MLISPSMRCNYRCEGCYAGSYERKDDMSPEVFDRLLIEAEEMGINFFTILGGEPFVYPHLFEVLEKHDKSFYQIYTNASLIDEKTAERLVEMGNVAPQISINGPRKYTDSVRGKGSFDACVRAMDRLYEAGCAFGFSSLVTRKNMDVLCSDEWIDFLVEKGALYGWYFLFMPVGSDPEMDLMPTPEQRDQMRRFQSHIREEKPLLLVDFWNDGVLSGGCIAGGRLYFHINHRGDVEPCIFCHFATDNIHDKPLAEALDSSFFQEIRAGQPFCYNTLRPCPMIDHPQTMWRIIRKHGASPTHEGAEIMFTRLEGEMDQYAEGVRKIMDRAWQEDGYSNWAGRWMAHCGLDRDQIERRRREFEADSGASDEKPLETANTAARKS
- a CDS encoding glycogen-binding domain-containing protein, with the protein product MGVPTKGRRRIVFRLTAPDANEVCICGDFNGWNPQKHILKRKPGGFWEKVIMLQPGRYEYKYRIDGTWQLDPVNSNRCANDYGTLNNVIVVSA
- the glgP gene encoding alpha-glucan family phosphorylase: MEADIPGNETFSHLPENLKGLEDLAENLWWSWNPQARMLFKMLDRQAWKESGHNPDLMLRQLPASILEPAAADPNYMRHYNLVMYHFNQCITEAPPQWGHRRDSGPVAYFSAEFGLHHSLPFYAGGLGFLAGDHLKECSDMGIPLVGIGFMYPAGYLRQIINRDGWQDNHTQHLDRESASINRVLNEHGSQLRVKVPYINHPPVEAGLWEVSVGRVSLLLMDTDIEQNDPAFRGISQQLYTGDREKRLLQEIVLGIGGSRVLEARGRKCSMLHLNEGHAAFALLEKAREFVEQGDDFETARQKIRNMSLFTTHTPVPAGHDVFPIELIEKYFQTYWPRLGLEKESFLDLGRHPERPEEGFNMTVLALKLSGGCNAVSRRHGEVTRKMWQALWPDRDDKQVPIDHVTNGVHLASWIEPKIRLLYNKYFGEGWYSAHDNEAIWEFIEEIPDRELWQTHYWLKLKLIDYVRHKARNRWHAGETEPSQVAGMGTMLDSSVLTLGFARRFTEYKRPDLIFTDIERLKKMLNHPWRPLQIIFAGKSHPDDAKGHELIHRVFEFARSPELGGRVAFVENYNEQLSQYMVHGVDVWLNNPVPPMEASGTSGMKAALNGVPHLSIPDGWWLEGFTGKNGWNFGSSAEKTGRNHEDADQLYRLLEEKIIPAYYKADEDGVPHEWVRFMKEAIKTCAPKFSARRMIKQYAEKFYGCGR